In Mixophyes fleayi isolate aMixFle1 chromosome 4, aMixFle1.hap1, whole genome shotgun sequence, the following proteins share a genomic window:
- the TMEM229A gene encoding transmembrane protein 229A, with protein sequence MGRNQGAGRRQVVRARVKAPPVGISQPLPVWMRLYFYGMHGLTLDVLSTCVRRFHHSQDYSLVGFSSPYRCLLHAVAHLVLEKIYLQRKSFPDNDLAFQFVFYPSVFVGLQILLRKTLLQCCPQERALNAAELGLQYGLAVYYSQVFLRSFLRLQYQSWEGQGSLCTNAGHRLPLLLRFIFFGMHGFLDEVFFTAAFNVLEKPGSPVSGHTSLWSFFMYGSCSLVVEKLYFYLCCSKGWAVWKRLPVYIIFVYTWEFSWGLGLRTCNACSWDYSHYPLNFMGLVTLMYLPGWIFLSFYQDLLSKVLLRIRYV encoded by the coding sequence ATGGGTAGAAACCAAGGTGCCGGGAGGCGGCAGGTGGTCAGAGCTCGGGTCAAAGCTCCGCCAGTGGGCATCTCGCAGCCCCTGCCCGTCTGGATGAGACTGTATTTCTATGGCATGCACGGCCTGACCCTAGATGTGCTGAGCACCTGCGTCCGGCGCTTCCATCACAGCCAAGACTACAGCCTGGTCGGCTTCTCCTCCCCATACCGGTGTCTGCTGCACGCAGTCGCCCACCTGGTCCTGGAGAAGATCTACTTGCAGAGAAAGAGCTTCCCAGACAATGACCTGGCTTTCCAATTTGTCTTCTACCCCTCCGTGTTCGTGGGCCTGCAGATCCTGCTTCGGAAGACGCTTCTGCAGTGCTGCCCCCAGGAGCGGGCACTGAATGCGGCAGAGCTTGGGCTGCAGTATGGGTTAGCGGTGTACTACTCGCAGGTGTTCCTCCGGAGCTTCCTGAGGCTGCAGTATCAGAGCTGGGAGGGACAGGGATCCCTCTGCACTAATGCTGGACACAGGCTACCGCTTCTCCTGCGCTTCATTTTCTTTGGCATGCACGGCTTCCTAGACGAAGTCTTCTTCACGGCTGCCTTCAACGTCCTGGAGAAGCCGGGCAGCCCAGTGAGCGGACACACGTCCCTGTGGTCCTTCTTCATGTACGGGAGCTGCAGCCTGGTGGTGGAGAAGCTCTATTTCTACTTATGCTGCAGCAAAGGATGGGCTGTCTGGAAGCGGTTGCCTGTCTACATTATATTCGTGTATACATGGGAGTTTTCATGGGGGTTAGGGCTTCGCACATGCAATGCTTGTTCGTGGGATTATTCTCACTATCCGCTGAATTTTATGGGGCTGGTGACCCTCATGTACTTACCAGGCTGGATATTTCTTAGCTTCTATCAGGACCTGCTGTCCAAGGTGCTGTTGCGGATACGCTATGTATAG
- the LOC142152356 gene encoding ADP-ribosylation factor-like protein 8B-A produces MLALINKLLDWFKSLFWKEEMELTLVGLQYSGKTTFVNVIASGQFTEDMIPTVGFNMRKVTKGNVTIKVWDIGGQPRFRSMWERYCRGVNAVVYMVDAADLDKVEASKYELHSLLDKPQLHGIPVLVLGNKRDLAGALDEKQLIEKLNLSAIQDREICCYSISCKEKDNIDITLQWLIQHSKSRHY; encoded by the exons ATGCTGGCCCTCATCAACAAGCTGCTGGACTGGTTCAAGTCCCTGTTTTGGAAGGAAGAAATGGAGTTGACGCTGGTCGGGTTGCAGTACTCCGGGAAGACTACCTTCGTTAACGTTATAGCG TCTGGGCAGTTCACAGAAGACATGATTCCTACTGTTGGCTTCAACATGAGAAAAGTTACAAAAGGCAATGTTACTATCAAG GTTTGGGATATTGGTGGACAGCCAAGATTTCGCAGTATGTGGGAACGCTACTGTAGAGGTGTTAATGCAGTTGT GTACATGGTAGATGCAGCAGACTTGGATAAAGTGGAAGCATCTAAATATGAATTGCACAGTTTGCTAGACAAGCCACAGTTGCATGGTATCCCT gttttaGTTCTTGGAAACAAAAGAGACCTGGCAGGTGCATTGGATGAAAAACAGCTTATTGAAAAACT AAATCTTTCAGCCATTCAGGATCGAGAAATCTGTTGTTATTCTATTTCCTGTAAGGAGAAAGATAATATAG ACATTACATTGCAGTGGCTAATTCAGCATTCCAAGTCCAGGCATTACTAA